Below is a window of Oncorhynchus tshawytscha isolate Ot180627B unplaced genomic scaffold, Otsh_v2.0 Un_contig_3209_pilon_pilon, whole genome shotgun sequence DNA.
TAAGACCTCAGTGATGAGCTCGGTGTCTGTTCCCTCTGCGGTTCGGAGACGACAATCTCTGATCACACTGTCCTGAAGAAGACGCTGGATCACCTCTGGGAACGCACTCTCCACAAagtacctgacacacacacagacacacagacacacacacagacacacacagacagacagacagacacagacagacagacacagacagacagagacacacacagacacagacagacacacacacacacacacacagacagacagacagacagcgttgataaatgtatgtatgtatgcagagcggtgaatatatatatatatataaatataaatgtgtTGTCtagttgtatatatatatatataaatataaatgtgttgtcatgtatatatatatatatatgtgttgtctcagcctaccggttgtgtgtgtgtgtatatatatatatatatatatatatatatatatatatatatatatatatatatatatatatatatatatatacagtgccttgcgaaagtattaacccccttgaactttgcgaccttttgccacatttcaggcttcaaacataaagatataaaactgtatttttttgtgaagaatcaacaacaagtgggacacaatcatgaagtggaacgacatttattggatatttcaaacttttttaacacatcaaaaactgaaaaattgggcgtgcaaaattattcagcccccttaagttaatactttgtagcgccaccttttgctgcgattacagctgtaagtcgcttggggtatgtctctatcagttttgcacatagagagactgaatttttttcccattcctccttgcaaaacagctcgagctcagtgaggttggatggagagcatttgtgaacagcagttttcagttttcAGTTTTGCCTAccggttgtgtatatatatatatgtatatatatattaatgagtTGTCTCAGCCTAccggttgtgtatatatatatattaatgcgtTGTCATGCCTAccggttgtgtatatatatatattaatgcgtTGTCATGCCTAccggttgtgtatatatatatatatcaatgcgTTGTCATGCCTAccggttgtgtatatatatatatatatattaatgcgtTGTCATGCCTacggttgtgtatatatatatatatattaatgcgtTGTCATGCCTACcggttgtgtttatatatatattaatgcgtTGTCATGCCTAccggttgtgtatatatatatatatatatattaatgcgtTGTCATGTCTACcggttgtgtttatatatatattaatgcgtTGTCATGCCTAcggttgtgtttatatatatattaatgcgtTGTCATGCCTACcggttgtgtttatatatatattaatgcgtTGTCATGCCTAccggttgtgtatatatatatatatatatatattaatgcgtTGTCATGCCTACcagttgtgtatatatatatatatattaatgcgtTGTCATGCCTAccggttgtgtatatatatatatattaatgcgtTGTCATGCATAccggttgtgtatatatatatatattaatgcgtTGTCATGCATAccggttgtgtatatatatatatatatattaatgcgtTGTCATGCCTAccggttgtgtgtatatatatattaatgcgtTGTCATGCCTAccggttgtgtatatatatatattaatgcgtTGTCATGCCTAccggttgtgtatatatatatattaatgcgtTGTCATGCCTAccggttgtgtgtatatatatattaatgcgtTGTCATGCCTAccggttgtgtatatatatatattaatgcgtTGTCATGCCTAccggttgtgtatatatatatattaatgcgtTGTCATGCCTACCGGTTGTGTTTCAGCACCAGCTTCACCTTGCCGTAGCTCACAGTGCAGAGCTGAAAGAGGACATTCATCAGCTTCACCAGACACCAGACATCACTCAGACCCCCTATAGAAAACACCCCCACAGACCCCCTACAGACACCCCCTACAGACACCCCTACAGACAGCCCCCTGACAGACACCCCTCCGACAGACACCCCCTACAGACACCCCTCTACAGACCACCCCTACAGACCCCCTACAGACCCCCTACAGCCCCCTACAGGCAGCCCACTACAGACACCCCCTACAGACACCCCCTACAGACACCCTCCCCCGACAGACACCCCCTACAGACACCCCCTACAGACCACCTCCACCTGCTCCTCCCtgtaccaccacctcctcctcctccctgtaccACCTGCTCCTCCCtgtaccaccacctcctccctgtaccaccaccacctcctccctgtaccaccaccacctcctccctgtaccacctcctcctccctgtacctcctcctccctgtaccaccacctcctcctcctcctcctcctccctgtaccaccacctccctgtaccaccacctcctccctgtacctcctcctccctgtaccaccacctcctcctcctcctccctgtaccacctcctccctgtaccaccacctccctgtaccaccacctcctccctgtaccaccacctcctccctgtaccaccacctcctccctgtaccaccacctcctccagccTCAGACccctgtacctcctcctcctcctccacctcctcctccctgtaccACCACCCCCAGCCTCAGACCCCtgtaccacctcctcctcctcctcctctacctcctcctccctgtaccACCACCCCCAGCCTCAGACCCCtgtaccacctcctcctcctcctcctctcctaactcaCCTTGATGAACTGCACGATGCCGTCCGGTACAGATGTCTTGCTGAGTTTCTGGAGATACTCCACGATGTCTGAGGTCTGTAGACCGACGCTCACAGCAGCGTAGAGGGAGTAGGCTGTCAGCTTGTACTCATGAACGTGGACCGGACGACACACTGGCTCTGCTATGGCTACCAGGAAGTCCTGGGCATACTTATACACTGGAGAGAAGGCTTCCAGGAAGATATGTCCATCTGGAGCCTGTCGGGacggagaggaggggtgagagagagagacagagagacagagaggagagagagagatagagagagagacagagagagagagacagagagacagagagagagagagaaagagagaaagagagacagacagagagagaaagagagagagacagacagagagacagacagagagagagacagacagagacagacagagagagagacagacagagacagagagagagacagagagcgagagagagagagagagaaagagagacagacagagagagaaagagagagagagacagacagagagagagagagagagagagaggacagagagagagaggacagagagagagagagacagacagacagagagacagagacagacagagacagacagagacagacagagacagacagagacagagagagacagagagagacagagagagagagacagagagagagagagagaaggggtggtaAAAATATGCTGAATATTTAAATGTGGTGGTTCCTGTTGCATGACTGTATGTGTCAATGGAGGAAACAGTCTGGTACCATGTTGGTACACTCCAGCCAGTACCAGAGACTAGAACCTCTCTTCACTACAGAGTCTGGTACCATGTTGGTACAATCCAGTCAGTACCAGAGACACAGGTACGACAGTCTGACCAGAGTTCACAGTCTGACCAGAGTTCACAGTCTGACCAGAGTTCACAGTCTGACCAGAGTTCACAGTCTGACCAGAGTTCACAGTCTGACCAGAGTTCACAGTCTGACCAGAGTTCACAGTCTGACCAGAGTTCACAGTCTGACCAGAGTTCACAGTCTAACCAGAGTTCACAGTCTGACCAGAGTTCACAGTCTGACCAGAGTTCACAGTCTGACCAGAGTTCACAGTCTGACCAGAGTTCACAGTCTAACCAGAGTTCACAGTCTGACCAGAGTTCACAGTCTGACCAGAGTTCACAGGTACGACAGATGAACCGAGTTTTAAGAGCGGCACCAGATGTGAGTTAACTTGGTAACGTAATCTGTCAGTCTCAAACAGCACCAGATGTGAGTTAACTTGGTGACGTAATCTGTCAGTCTCAAACAGCACCAGATGTGAGTTAACTTGGTAACGTAATCTGTCAGTCTCAAACAGCACCAGATGTGAGTTAACTTGGTAACGTAATCTGTCAGTCTCAAACAGCACCAGATGTGAGTTAACTTGGTAACGTAATCTGTCAGTCTCAAACAGCACCAGATGTGAGTTAACTTGGTAACGTAATCTGTCAGTCTCAAACAGCACCAGATGTGAGTTAACTTGGTAACGTAATCTGTCAGTCTCAAACAGCACCAGATGTGAGTTAACTTGGTAACGTAATCTGTCAGTCTCATTCAGCACCAGATGTGAGTTAACTTGGTAACGTAATCTGTCAGTCTCAAACAGCACCAGATGTGAGTTAACTTGGTAACGTAATCTGTCAGTCTCAAACAGCACCAGATGTGAGTTAACTTGGTAACGTAATCTGTCAGTCTCAAACAGCACCAGATGTGAGTTAACTTGGTAACGTAATCTGTCAGTCTCAAACAGCACCAGATGTGAGTTAACTTGGTAACGTAATCTGTCAGTCTCAAACAGCACCAGATGTGAGTTAACTTGGTAACGTAATCTGTCAGTCTCAAACAGCACCAGATGTGAGTTAACTTGGTAACGTAATCTGTCAGTCTCAAACGGCACCAGATGTGAGTTAACTTGGTAACGTAATCTGTCAGTCTCAAACGGCACCAGATGCGAGTTAACTTGGTGACGTAATCTGTCAGTCTCAAACGGCACCAGATGTGAGTTAACTTGGTAACGTAATCTGTCAGTCTCAAACGGCACCAGATGTGAGTTAACTTGGTAACGTAATCTGTCAGTCTCAAACGGCACCAGATGTGAGTTAACTTGGTAACGTAATCTGTCAGTCTCAAACAGCACCAGATGTGAGTTAACTTGGTAACGTAATCTGTCAGTCTCAAACAGCACCAGACGTGAGTTAACTTGGTAACGTAATCTGTCAGTCTCAAACGGCACCAGATGCGAGTTAACTTGGTGACGTAATCTGTCAGTCTCAAACAGCACCAGATGCGAGTTAACTTGGTAACGTAATCTGTCAGTCTCAAACAGCACCAGATGTGAGTTAACTTGGTGACGTAATCTGTCAGTCTCAAACAGCACCAGATGTGAGTTAACTTGGTAACGTAATCTGTCAGTCTCAAACAGCACCAGATGTGAGTTAACTTGGTAACGTAATCTGTCAGTCTCAAACAGCACCAGATGTGAGTTAACTTGGTAACGTAATCTGTCAGTCTCAAACAGCACCAGATGTGAGTTAACTTGGTAACGTAATCTGTCAGTCTCAAACAGCACCAGATGTGAGTTAACTTGGTAACGTAATCTGTCAGTCTCAAACAGCACCAGATGTGAGTTAACTTGGTAACGCAATCTGTCAGTCTCAAACAGCACCAGATGTGAGTTAACTTGGTAACGCAATCTGTCAGTCTCAAACAGCACCAGATGTGAGTTAACTTGGTAACGTAATCTGTCAGTCTCAAACAGCACCAGATGTGAGTTAACTTGGTAACGTAATCTGTCAGTCTCAAACAGCACCAGATGTGAGTTAACTTGGTAACGTAATCTGTCAGTCTCAAACAGCACCAGATGTGAGTTAACTTGGTAACGTAATCTGTCAGTCTCAAACAGCACCAGATGTGAGTTAACTTGGTAACGTAATCTGTCAGTCTCAAACAGCACCAGATGTGAGTTAACTTGGTAACGTAATCTGTCAATCTCACCACCCAGAGAGGTCGTGATCCGTGGTCGTTCTTCAGCAACATCTGCAGCCGGTAGTCTTTAGCCCCGTACTCGTCCAGCTTGATGGCTGACTCATCCACCGTTTTACCGGCCGCTGCAGGGATGGCCTCCTGGGACTCACTGCCCATcgcttcctcctcatcctcctcttcgtCATACACACGCTTCTTAGAAGACTTCCTCtctggaggaggacagacagagaccgggagggaggaagagagacagagacagggagggaggaagagagacagagacagggagggaggaagagagacagagacagggagggaggaagagagacagagacagggagggaggaagagagacagagacagggagggaggaagagagacagagacaggaaggaggaagagagacagagacaggaaggaggaagagagagagagacaggagggaggaagagagagagagacaggagggaggaagagagagagagacaggagggaggagagagagagagacaggagggaggaagagagacagagacaggagggaggaagagagacagagacaggagggaggaagagagacagacaggaaggaggaagagagagagagacaggaagggaggaagagagacagagacagggagggaggaagagagacagagacagggagggaggaagagagacagagacagggagggaggaagagagacagagacaggaagggaggaagagagacagagacaggaagggaggaagagagacagagacaggaaggaggaagagagacagagacaggaaggaggaagagagacagagacaggaagggaggaagagagacagagacaggaaggaggaagagagacagagacaggaaggaggaagagagagagacaggaaggaggaagagagacagagacaggagggaggaagagagacagagacaggaaggaggaagagagacagagacaggaagggaggaagagagacagagacaggaagggaggaagagagacagagacaggaagggaggaagagagacagagacaggaagggaggaagagagacagagacaggaaggaggaagagagacagagacaggagggaggaagagagacagagacagagagggaggaagagagagagacagagacagaggaagagagacagagacagagagggaggaagagagagagacagagacagaggaagagagacagagggtgtcaTTAAGCAGGAATTGGCTGAGCCGTGAGTCTTACAACTGGGAAACTCAGTGAGACATATCCATCACCAAAGAGAAAGACCGTTGATAGAAGATGACATTGTTCTGAAATCAGCTCTCACTGTAGGGTCCCTACCATTAAAAATACGTTTAAAATCACAGTGATTTCTACTCTCAGAAAGTGCGTTTGTCAGACACAGGCAGCTGACAGCCTGTTGACGAGACGGTGAATTTCATTGAATTCTAACTCAGGCAGAAATTAGTATTTGGATCAGGAAAGTTTGCCTCTCCCAACCTATCTAAGTCAGGATGTTGAATGAAATGATATTTTAATATTCCAGTTGTCTGCGCTGTCGGACCTTTTGGTGTTCGTAACGTGAGACAACACAACGACAGGAAAGTAGAATCACAACAACAATTTCAAAGTCCTGGTTTCTATCAACCTGAAGACACGAGACGACAATAGATGCACACATGCCGAGCTCGTGATGACATGATTTATAATTTAACCTTTATGTGACCTTTATGTaaccagacaagtcagttaagaacacattgttatcatttacaatgacagtgCTTACATGGTTCTGTGTCAAGGACGTCACGCTGCTTTGCTTAGCAACTACCACTTCCTCCTGATTGGGCGAATTTAGGACCGCATCTGCTTTGGTAACTAGCAACACCTGACCAGCCTCCTGAAGCATCATACCAGTTGGAGCCATGAAaaacacttcaggctgaggaggacgttggacactacgctggcagggacactacgctggcagggacacttcaggctgaggaggacgtttgacactacgctggcagggacactacgctggcagggacacttcaggctgaggaggacgttggacactacgctggcagggacactacgctggca
It encodes the following:
- the LOC121842412 gene encoding general transcription and DNA repair factor IIH helicase subunit XPB-like, which codes for MGKKDRGDRERKSSKKRVYDEEEDEEEAMGSESQEAIPAAAGKTVDESAIKLDEYGAKDYRLQMLLKNDHGSRPLWVAPDGHIFLEAFSPVYKYAQDFLVAIAEPVCRPVHVHEYKLTAYSLYAAVSVGLQTSDIVEYLQKLSKTSVPDGIVQFIKLCTVSYGKVKLVLKHNRYFVESAFPEVIQRLLQDSVIRDCRLRTAEGTDTELITEVLHSKSAISKSLQDNGAGASTSAGAPEGQTPGATQVPEDIFSYYEQMDKEEEEEEETQTVSFEIRQEMIEELQKRCINMEYPLLAEYDFRNDTVNPDINMDLKATAVLRPYQEKSLRKMFGNGRARSGVIVLPCGKREGREKKGQR